A region from the Lolium perenne isolate Kyuss_39 chromosome 4, Kyuss_2.0, whole genome shotgun sequence genome encodes:
- the LOC139839220 gene encoding uncharacterized protein, whose translation MRSLIYNLRGFGRLGRRSQLRSYMRQERVDILGLQETIRPDFTSGELRSLECGGQFAWNWVPADGHSGGLLLGFRDECFEDGVWRKGKFFISADIYQCSNKAKWCFVLVYGPADHSRTGEFLDELEGEVTNCQLPLVVGGDFNLIRRRQDKSNEVVCWSRIRCFNDAIAAISLREYNRAGARFTWTNNQLDPIRSVLDRVFVSPSWETMFPLCSLSAVTRIGSDHNPLLLDSGESGLMRPPRFFFQTWWFHVAGFDELLRGKIEFCIHGKGPHRCSIELWQCISRSLRQFLKGWGRTSERRKGTSGRSSCARWES comes from the coding sequence ATGAGGTCGCTTATCTACAACCTCAGGGGTTTTGGGCGGCTAGGGCGCCGCTCTCAACTCAGATCGTATATGAGGCAGGAAAGGGTGGATATTCTTGGCCTCCAGGAGACCATTAGACCGGATTTCACCTCAGGGGAGCTTAGGAGCCTGGAGTGCGGGGGCCAGTTCGCTTGGAACTGGGTACCGGCTGATGGTCATTCAGGGGGATTGCTGCTGGGCTTTAGGGACGAATGCTTTGAAGATGGCGTGTGGAGGAAAGGGAAATTCTTCATTAGCGCGGATATCTATCAATGCAGCAACAAAGCTAAGTGGTGCTTTGTGCTCGTCTACGGCCCAGCTGACCATTCTAGGACTGGGGAGTTCCTAGATGAGTTGGAGGGGGAGGTGACCAACTGCCAGCTACCTTTGGTGGTGGGAGGTGACTTCAACCTCATCAGAAGGAGACAGGATAAGAGCAACGAGGTGGTCTGTTGGTCGAGGATTAGATGCTTTAATGATGCTATTGCGGCTATATCCTTAAGGGAATATAATCGAGCAGGGGCTAGATTCACTTGGACCAACAACCAATTGGACCCTATCCGCTCGGTGCTCGACAGGGTGTTTGTCTCACCGTCGTGGGAGACGATGTTTCCGCTTTGCTCACTCTCGGCGGTCACCAGGATAGGGTCCGACCACAACCCCCTATTGCTGGATAGTGGGGAGAGCGGTCTCATGCGACCACCACGGTTCTTCTTTCAGACGTGGTGGTTTCATGTGGCCGGGTTCGACGAGCTTCTTAGGGGCAAGATTGAGTTTTGCATTCATGGGAAGGGGCCTCATCGTTGCAGCATTGAGCTCTGGCAGTGTATCTCCAGGAGCTTACGCCAGTTCCTCAAGGGGTGGGGGCGAACCTCGGAAAGGAGAAAAGGGACTTCCGGGCGGAGCTCTTGCGCAAGGTGGGAGAGTTAG
- the LOC127294511 gene encoding uncharacterized protein: protein MDQFQDGQHVWLRSRVRGKYLSARGDGEGVRLREGRASLKAAWAVHRHVGIDGVEYVLLHSAAYGRYLAATDDRAPLLLCGYRVVLQNYDRDPMEAIRWQAVKPPGAAEDDVLLRQVRRGHRYLRANGKIQRWIRGVSVDDPQNITTMMHWVVEPIPAMQGRPALPPPTARDRHPGDLSVWLGFSPASIRTIRYVRADDDGDYPELEEVWYALHFTGRSVHRLRGLLRDELARDDHVAPADLIMCVRAGRHGRLTPLVVNLPHHGDSFQIVLIMDGTPASAELRHPNVDA from the exons ATGGACCAGTTCCAGGACGGGCAGCATGTGTGGCTGCGGAGCCGCGTCCGCGGCAAGTACCTCTCCGCCAGAGGCGACGGGGAGGGCGTCCGCCTCCGCGAGGGCCGCGCGTCGCTCAAGGCGGCGTGGGCGGTGCACCGCCACGTCGGCATCGACGGCGTCGAGTACGTGCTCCTCCACAGCGCCGCCTACGGCCGCTACCTCGCCGCCACCGACGACCGCGCGCccctcctcctctgcggctaCCGCGTCGTGCTGCAAAACTACGACAGGGACCCGATGGAGGCCATCAGGTGGCAGGCCGTCAAGCCGCCAGGGGCGGCTGAGGACGACGTCCTGCTCCGCCAAGTCCGCCGCGGCCACCGCTACCTCCGCGCCAACGGGAAGATCCAGCGCTGGATCAGGGGCGTCAGCGTCGACGACCCCCAAAACATCACCACCATGATGCACTGGGTGGTGGAGCCCATCCCCGCCATGCAGGGCAGACCTGCACTTCCACCTCCCACCGCCAGG GACCGCCACCCGGGAGACCTCTCGGTCTGGCTCGGGTTTTCGCCGGCATCGATTCGGACGATTCGATACGTACGGGCAGACGACGACGGAGACTACCCCGAGCTCGAGGAGGTCTGGTACGCGCTCCATTTCACGGGGAGGTCCGTGCACCGTCTGCGGGGCCTTCTGAGGGACGAGCTGGCCAGGGACGACCACGTCGCCCCCGCCGACCTCATCATGTGCGTCCGAGCGGGCCGCCACGGGAGGCTCACCCCACTCGTCGTCAACCTACCCCACCATGGCGATTCCTTCCAGATCGTCCTCATCATGGACGGGACACCAG CCAGCGCTGAGCTGCGACACCCAAATGTCGATGCATAG